Part of the Cydia pomonella isolate Wapato2018A chromosome 20, ilCydPomo1, whole genome shotgun sequence genome is shown below.
aaattagattttcaagacaaacttttgtcaagttcgagttctgacgatggggtccatgaggaatcgagtgaagtcttcaaatatgaaaggcatgcaTATAgtggtttttttattttctttaacaaatcaagcatttacatttaaaaaagtgacatttgatgaagtggaactgctgatgatgatcagaatggtactcttcaacgacgcatagtacatgtttggcgatttgtcctcttcgctgtgtttgttaagcaaattagattttcaagacaaatttttgtcaagttcgagttctgacgatggggtccatgaggactcgagagaactcctcaaatgttaaaggctaTATGCCTTAGAGattatagtgatcttagtattttcattaacaaatcaagtatttacatttgatgaagtggaactgctgatgatgaacagaacggaactctccGATGATGTATAATttacgtttggcaatttgttctctttaccaagcagttaggttttcaaggcacatttttatatttctatcctatttagtttttataataattatctggtgctttatttcatgcatggtgtgaaataatctatcttaaatacagtcgaataccctattacCCTACCCTATCTTACCAGTCAatcatagggcaaatctgaaatgtgtcaaggtgggtgcagtggcaaaaaaaaacttgttacttccttttctacataataaggcgtaggacgctgtctttttaatttcattgtatgaaatctaaaatcaacaataatcgttcttccaccggtctccctcattgaagtcggtacttttttcttaaaaattattagtacTAGAAATAATGTAAGCGATATTgatatgtctttttattgaataactcCTTTAAAAATAAGTCAATATATAACGATTATAATTCACATACGATCATTTTACATTACTTAGCTTTCATAagtaaaacttaattattttctaaaatgcttttattaataaaatgtcaCGGCAAGTTTGGATTGttaaccttttttctaatgctaaaaacgaagtataaaGCAAAGCCAAACATTAAAGTTATACTTGTCCAGAATCCTACTATACGCGAAACTATtgaattcaaatttataattatttggaTATTTTATTCACAATTCTGAGAGAAGATTTCGGATCCTGTAGCAGTACATATTATATTCTGAATTAAGAACTAGTAAAGAAAAAACCAAACATGAAAATCGTAACGTTTGAGTTTGTTTTGCATTAGGTCTATGAGCCATtggagtttttattttacacttcaTAATAAGCAATCAGGGTTTCGTTTTCTCAACCGGCTGTAATGAAGCgctaataaaatcattttaagcATTTAGCCCATTTGGTTTAATCTTAATAAGGCTTGAATTTTGGGCATTAGTCGGCAATGCCAACGGTAATAGGTATATATAGCTAAATACTTTTATATATAGAACACAAccttaactcaggaacaaataatcgtTATAAACACAATATATGTCCTTACCCAGATCGGAGCTCCAGGACCTTCATCTTCGTAAACAGAGCCTACTACCCACTAGGTTACGCAAccgttatatttaaaatttatttatttattcgttattCTATAAAATTAAGCATCAACTGGTTTGCTAGCATCCGTAGTTCCCCCAAATAAAAGACGTGTTCCCGTGTAAAGACTGCACTACTCAGTAATTCAAATATCCATTGAAACAATACTGCCTTTGATAAACGTAAAGTATCAGAATTCCACATTttccgttgtttttttattataaaatcgaaAGAAAATATGGTGAACCCCAATTCAGGAACCAGTTTCGGAATTCCGGAATTGGAACCCAATATCGAAAATCAGTTCCGGAATTGGAAATCGTTCGATATTGTAAGCCCTATgtgggtccaaaaaataagaaaaaaatcgtaaacAAAAGCTTAACTTATACGTTCTATGAAAACTATGGTGATtatgtttttgagttattgaaaAAAGTCTTCTCTCTTCTTAGTACCTTcttactcccttatgcttgtaatgaatatgatatttactaatagtccccgtttagcttattgtgatagaatggtgactacggaaccctacactgagcatggtccgacatgctcttggccgattttttgaattggaaaatctttatttcggaTTTTAGtccatattttattagtataaaaaattaaaatctaatgtttattataaattattataataagatgatgatgatgatggtatcctgttatccctcatcagAGACATAGGCCTGTCAGAAGTAATTTCCATTTTTCACGGTCCATCGCGGCCTCGTCCAGTTAATCAATTATCATTTATGTAGGATTGGGTGAAATGGAATGGATGAATGACGTATTGTGAGTGAATGAGATAGCATGAAGACCATGTCTATGAGTATGAAAGAGATAGCATGATAACTTAAGACTTTTGTAATCTAAGGGGCGGGCCGGCGGCCATTGGAGAATCTGTTCGGAGCTATTAAGTAAAAGACGTGCTGTTACATTATTTCTtctaaaatatagttaattCACTTCAAGTTGGTGTTTATTTGCAAATCCACTTcctacatttattatattattacaataattataattataatttcattgttttaatgttattttaataaaaataacttgaatcccAATAGGACATAAATACATATCTTCGTAGCTTATAATATCTCATTATACTTAATAGACAGAAATCActagaatatataatattatacaaacagATACATTTTCATTATACATAACGGAACTCAATTGCAATAGAGTTTGACTATACTGATCCATCGAATCGATTCCTCTCGTGTCAAATCATTTCAGTCGCGTCCAATTGTGAAGGTATGTATCAGGGACCCGTCTACCCCTTCCCAGaaaaagcctttaaatggcTTAGTCGTTATCGAATAGCCCCATCGATTGCTTACCCGTTCATTTGACTTAGCTGTAGAAAGGGGtttcctttcctttcaaaaaTACCGCTAAAATGAAAGGGTGCCTActtcctaattcaaaaaattatgacaccTGTGCTGTCAACCCGCTAGACATCCAGTCATTCACTTTAAAcgtaaataagcaatatttgattctattttcacgaagagaaagttgaaaatggcataagcgttataatttataatagatTACCATTCAAGCGGCCAGCACTTAGGAACGGGTATCAGTTTACCcgtattatcttatacctttaaacgagcaattcttatatatatatatttccgggatctcggaaacggctctagcgattttgctgaaatttggtatatgggggtttttgggggtaaacaatcgatctagattagtcttatgtttgggaaaacgcgtattttcgagttttcatgcgtttttctttcgacgcagaatatggtcgctaatttcgtgttgtcgGCCACTATCCGTCTgatccagcgggttaagacgcggactgctaaacgagtgttacgggttcgaatctcgcccggtaactaacttttgtttttttttatatgttcaagtttatatataattttttaatttttattgttttagacaagtttaatttagtaaaaaaatgtagttaagattatcacctatacaccaccatattacaataaatagttataaccgagcaaagctcggtcacCCAGGTACTGAAGCGcttaaaaagccaaatgaaaggGGCTTagttaaagcccgaccagaaatatatgatcattgtcaagagggcgggcgctgttattcttatgtattgggtgacagttcagtttagtatgaaaaatttaattcaatgaaattccgcaatatggcgcgtgatcatatattactggtcagactTTAGAAATGGGTTTGGTAAGCATAGCCTTACGAAATACTCCTTCAAAAACCCTTGAAGGGGATACCAGACCGGTCCCTggtatgtataataaaaaatataaatcatcacGAATATAATCGATTATATGCCCTTTGTAGATTTAATCGAGACACGTTTCAAAATTTGCAGTGTCACAATCCTATAACTGCTTTTTTACATGTGTCACCCTACCCTTCGAGTACGCTAAATCCTTcctggttaataaataaaataaaataaaaataaaaattgtttatttcagacaatcCTTAAAGAATACTATGAGAAAATCCGCTtcaaaatctttttattttattcagttaTTTAAGTATCTTTTTGAAAATGTTAACAGTTAGATATCTTACAATATGTCTTTGGTgcgtgttttaattttaatagagGCACAACATAATCTTGAGTATGACTACGGTCAGTTTTCACCTATTTTGCAGTGTCTTTGACCACGTCATACTTGACATAGCATTCAGCGTGGACAGGTATCATAGcactatatttattatatcaacGTAATTTATATAAGACAACACCTACGTTACACTAATGTCGATACTTTCCTTCCTTTAACCAATACTTCTTGATCATGTCACTTCCCTTCTCGCCTATCATGATGATGGGAGCGTTGGTGTTTCCACTCACCATGAGCGGCATGATGCTCCCGTCGATGACGCGCAGCCCCTTCACCCCGTACACCCGGAGTTCGTCGTCCACTACCGCGTCGGGGTCCCAGTTCGGACCCATCTTGGTGGTCCCCACCGGGTGATACACTGTCGCCGTAAACTGCCGGATCATACACTCCCAAAACGCATCACTGAACCGTGGTACATTTTTGCAAGCAGGAAAAATGTTCGGATTAAATCTTGATTCGAAATACTGCATAGCTTTCGTTTTCGACAGAGCATATACGATCTTCACTCCTTCGACCAGAGTTTTTATATCCATATCGTTTTCATCTGAGAAATAATAGGGGTATATAAGGGGAGGGTCATAGGGGTCGGCACTTTTTAGCTGTATGCGACCTTTGCTATATGGTCTCAACAACATAGGCATGATGGACCACGTTGGCTTAGTGACCGGTGCAAACACTGCATTAAAAAAGTCTTCAGTAATTCCTTGAATCGTTCTAAACTCTCTTCCTTTATCACTACTTGTGGTTCTAGTTTGAAAGTGAAACTCGATATCGGGAAAATCATCACTCGCGTTTGCATACTTAGTGTTAACAAACGCTAAACCTTCAACTCCTCCCAGAATACTCAAAGGTCCTGTCCCATTAACGGCATAATTCATTAAAGTACTTAACGATCCACAATCAACATCAACTGCTTCATGTGCATTTTTCTGCAGTAAGAAGTCGATACCTCCTGCAGCTACGTGGTCTTGCAAGTTATAGCCAACTTTTAAATTCTGAATTACCGGTATTCGGTGTTTGGTTAATTCTTCAGATGGCCCAATGCCAGATAACATTAACAACTGAGCCGAATTAATTGATCCAGCTGATAATATCACTTCTTTCCGGGCTCTGACGCGATTGATCTTATTATTCTTGACAAACTCGACACCAAATGCGGTTTTTGTTTTGGGGTCTATTAGCACTTTAGTTACAAATGAGTTTAATGATATGTGGAGATTCGGACGCTTTTTAGCTGGCCTTAGAAATGCTTTGGCAGTAGAACACCGACTGCCGTTTCGCAACGTGCCCTGAGCAATCATAAACCCGGCATGTTTTTCACCATTTATATCCCTATTCTCATAACCTAATTCTTTTCCAGCTTCGACAAAATATTCAACCAGAGGTGTGTGATAAGGAGCCTCAGATACAGTTAAATATCCCCCTGTGCCATGATAAGGAGTGTCTGCTAAGGAGGGGTTTTCGTTGTCTTCTGATTTTTTAAAGTAGTATAGTACATCGTCGTATCCCCATCCCTTATTGCCCAAGGATTGCCACGTGTCGTAGTCTTTCCTGTTGCCCCTCAAGTAGAGCATGTAGTTCAAAACGGAGCTGCCACCAAGAACTTTCCCACGCGGCCAGCGGCATCTACGGCCTTCTAATGCTGTAAataacattgcaagttaataaataatagatttatTTAAGAGACAaacatttgtttctttttttacatgTGACGAAAATAAAACGTATTTATTTGTGCccttaatttgtaaatattttgactatCAGATACGTATAAAAACTAAGCATTCAATGAACCACAGTTGATAACAGGCGGTGTATgtatttgttaatattatttattaattaatttatattttaattcagGTAACAAGGCACATATTTATTACGAAATTCTTTATAAAACtaacatatattaaaaaaaactaagcatTATACAGTTGACAGAACGGCGTTAATGACCGGCCTCTTCTAGATAAACAAAATAAGAAGAGGGGGGGAGTTATCCCGGCTTCTTCTACGCATCCGTGGCAGCATAAGTTGGCGAGCATAACTTATGTTGGCAAATTGTCAgatgcaatttacaaaattttaaaatctaacgagcAACAGGAATACCTGTAGCTTTTAGGACAAACAACACTTTGCACTTTAAGCTTTGCAATGGGAAAGATAAGATCGAAAATAGGAAAAAGTGTGGAATTTATAAGTTAACTTGTGAACAATGTAACAAAGTGTATGTCGGCAAACGGGCCGTAACTTCACTACTAGGTATAAAGAAAGAGCATGTTTCGTCATACAGACACAACCATCCGGAAAAATCTAATTTTGCAAAGCACTTAATAGATAGGTATATAGTGGCCACGTTTTATCTGAGAAccattcttttgatattttatatgtttgcgataaaaggattgcgtttgagtgttctggaacagttagaaataattaggtacagcAATAGGGGGTTAATTCTTAACcaacagttgaatgttgcgtcatcgccgttattacgaatttttccatcGCATTTGACTTCgaaccgtcaacatctcctgaggatgcctcgtagagaggcgaaacacgtgtcgagttttgtattttcggtggtaagttgttatatttatttgcgtatttatttttgcaatgggagggtgggaacattaattgcatgtaaaatacgcaagtaagtataacagattagcactgattgactaaatATAGATAGTATAAATTAACGAAGGTAGAAACTGTAAAACGTTTGGAATAAagagctttaataataatataatattttttgttttcattaatatggattttcgcaaagtaacgcctgattatATTAACGAATATTTTAGCAGTTGAATgaactttttaaaataagggTATTTTCAacttaatttatacattttatgaatgtttttagggttccgtagccaaatggcaaaaaacggaaccacttttttccgaaactataagagctatactgttcaaacttggtaagtagatgtattctatgtaccgcattaggatttttacacaaaaatagaaaaaaaaaaacaataaattttgggggctccccatacttagaactgaaactcaaaaaatcttttttcatcaaaccccaacgtgtggggtatctatggataggtctttaaaaatgatattgaggtttctaatatattttttttctaaactgaatagtttgcgcaagagacacttccaaagtggtaaaatgtgtcccccccccccccccccgtaacttctaaaataacagaatgaaaaatctaaaaaaaatatatgatatacattaccatgcaaacttccactgaaaattggtttgaacgagatctagtaagtacctagttttttttaatacgtcataaatggtacggaacccttcatgggcgagtccgactctcacttggccgctttttttatactacgtcggtggcaaacaagcatacggcacgcctgatgggaagcatactccgtagcctatgtacgcctgcaactccagaggagttacatgcgcgttgccgatccttaacccccccccccccccctcgttgagctctggaaaccttactcaccggcaggaacacaacactatggtaTTTTATGAATGTTGTTCTATAATTCAGACATACATTGCAGAACTTACCCAAACAGCAGTTTTCATTAGGCTCTGTAGAATATTGCCAGTCTAATTCACTCTTTTGTAAGTATCCAGCTAACAGAGGAATATCGGATATTTCAGTCTCATCACCACCAGCCTCTAGTAGAAGAATTTTCCAGTTTCCATTTTCTGATAATCTGTTTGCCACCACGGAACCTGAAACATTAAGGTTAGGACAGAGCTCTGATCGCcttatgattgggtttcgattGACAGTGATGGGCGTGAATAAATTACGTGACGATGACGAGTTAACGTCTGAACGTTAGTTTTGGGTCTGCATAGAAAACTTTATCTAAGGAATTTCTCAGAACTGCGATTTCAGATTTCAAAGCATGATTTCGCAAATGTTACATAATATATGCATATGTATGTGATATCTCTATGGTGACATAGGCAATTTCTTACCTGCAGAACCCGCACCTACTATGATGAAGTCGTATTCGAATAGAAGTTTAGACTCATCGATGTCGGGAATGCAACCTTCTGGATCTTTTACATCGTACTTGTGGAAATTGAAGTAGGCTATAGCCGCCAGCAACAATGGAACGTAGCATGATGTCtagaaaatatactttattgaaATGTTGTCATTTGTCATGGTTAAATAGATAAAGTCATTTTCCATGTGGTGACCTGTAACTCtgtcattaataataaatttcatttaatttcattccaTTTCCAAAAAGTGATTTTGATAGTTTGTATAAGATTAGGCCAAAGCGCTAGCGATGTCTTCGCTCGACGATGACGCCGATCACCTTACATTGGTTAAAACGAATGCCTGGGCGTGTCAGGATAATGATAGCAAGTAGGATggaaaataaatttctaaaacgAAAATTTAACGTGACTATTACCAACCTTCATGGCAGTGCCAATGCCCATGCAGGCCAGGTAGTCAGGCCTGCCGAGTATCGCGCTCATGATGTCTCCGTTATTCAGACCTGTACACAATATCATCctagttttatattaaagacaGAAGACACCGATTCacaattaatttattgacgCATTGTAGGTAAAACTGTGCTACGCTTCTTATACTTGTAAAATTTTGTCGTCATTGTTGCGAGCATTATTTCGAGGTGTGTAATAGTCATCGACAGCACACGACGGTCATCCTGAAGTctttaattacataaaaatattaatattgttacaTGTACAGGTACACAGCACTAATTTCGTTCGTGAACGTCGGACACTAGTCACCAGACAGTAGGTATAGAGTATGGCTGGGTGTGCTTTTATGACGCTTTTCAGCTCTCACGACGGTTAAATATTATATGTTTGATTAAAAGAAAGTCATCTTAGAATCATAAATCGGTTAAACACGATTTATTTTCTAATAACTTACCTTAGCTCCAGCTAACAATCGACGAAAAAAGTTTGTACGTGATTTCGGCTTTTTATTGTATCGGACGCTTTTGCGTAATTATGTCTTCAGGTTATGAAATTGTTAACGGTGCTATCATCTATGCAAAACAACGACACGTCTCCATATGAAATAGTTCCAAGTATATAATAAGCCCCAATGCATATGTTATCGTCTAGTTAGACCATTTTTTGAGGTTCTCCCGTTTGTacacaaaatgttttaatactaattttatatggtaatattttacaataactaaaaccaaatacaaaaaactatttgtactgaaagaaaaaataacaactttttcGGGTAGGAATATAACTATAACATGTAGAAACGGCTATTGACAAGGAAATCAACACGGCTCTGTCAATGTACTGACAATTTTGCTTCGAGCCTATTCAAGCTGATGTGCTGTAGGAGAAGACAATATGatttggacaactttttttaagttcattaaCTAATTACGTAAATTACTACTACACTCGTATATTATGGTTTTCATTACCAGGTCGTTTGATCTACATGTGTAACATTTATtagaataaacaaaatatttgtgtaTAACTAGACGAACTCTACTGCATCAGGGGCTCGTATTATGCCTATTTTTTGTGTTCGGCTAAGGTTGTGAACCTTCCATTGTGGGTTATGAGCGAGTAAACAACAATGATGCTGATTTTTGTGCCGTACTTTTCAAGTCATtgtatttattgaaaaacttgTAATTGTAacaaatgtataattttataaattataatgtattacTACTTACATCTAATATTTACAGTAgaaaatttaattcaataaatataaaaaagcgtTAGACAATGActtcataatttaaaattgaCATAAAAACACATAATACTGGATCATTTAGAATTGGTTTGCAAATTGTACCAAATTGGTATCAGTGATAGTATCGCGATATCCTTCGCTTTAGCCAAAACGCTTTTATCATGTCACTGCCTTTTTCGCCGATCATTATAATGGGAGCGTTGGTGTTGCCGCTCACCATCACGGGCATGATACTGCCGTCAATGACGCGTAAACCCTTCACTCCATACACTCGGAGTTCATCATCCACCACGGCTTCCGAGTCCCAGAAAGGCCCCATTTTAGCAGTTCCTACCGGATGATACACCGTCGCTGTGAACTGCCTGATCATGCACTCCCAATACTTGTCACTGTACCGTGGTACTGCCCTGCAAGCAGGGAAAACGTTCGGATTTAAAACGGATCCGAAACGTTGAAATGCTTTGGTCCTAGACAGAGCTACTGCAATCTTCACGCCTTCGACTAGGGTTTTAATGTCCTCTTCGTCTTTATCCGAAAAATAATTCGGGTAAATATAAGGATAGTCGTACGGGTTTGCGCTCCGCAGTTGAATGTAGCCCTTGCTCTTAGGCCGTAGCAACATGGGCATAATTGACCAAACGTCCATATTGTTGATCGGTCTAAAAACAGCATTGTAAAAATTTTCAGTTAATCCTTGAATCTTCCTTAACTGGGCACCCCCATCTGAACTAGTTGCGCCGCTCACAAAATGAAATTCTATATCAGGGAAATCATCCGTTGCGTTCGCATACTTGGTATTTACAAAAGCTAATCCCTCAACTCCTCCCAAAATAGTCAGCGGCCCAGTTCCTAAAACAGCATATTCCATCATGGTACTCACCGATTGCAAACGGTTTTCAACTATAGCTACGTCTCTGTTGATCATAAAGGTAAGTCCTCCAAGCGCAACGTGGTCTTGCAAGTTCTGTCCGACCTTCAAATCTTGTATTACCGGTATTCGGTGTTTCGTCAATTCTTCAGATGGGCCTATACCGGATAACATTAGTAATTGAGGTGAATTTATGGAACCTGCGGATAGTATTACTTCCTTACGGGCTCGAATCCGGTGAATCATTTTGTTCTTAACGAATTCGATACCAAACGCAATTTTAGTTCGGGGGTCTATTAACACTTTTGTCACAAATGAGTTTATAGATATGTGGAGATTCGGGCGATTTTTGGCAGGCCTTAAAAACGCTTTGGACGTAGAACACCTACTGCCACGTCGAGTTGTGCCCTGAGCGACCATGAAACCCGTTTGTTTTTCACCGTTGATATCTCTGTTCATATATCCCAACTCTACTCCGGCGTCGATGAAACTAGTAGCCAAAGGTGTTCTGTAAGGAGCTTCAGCCACGGTTAAATATCCACCTGTGCTGTGATAAGGTGTTTGTGCCAAGTATGGATTCTGGTTGTCTTCTGATTTCTTAAAGTAGTGAAGAACATCGTTGTAGCCCCATCCCTTGTTGCCCAAAGATTCCCATATATCGTAGTCTTTCTTATTTCCACGTAAGTAAAGCATATAGTTCAAAACGGAACTGCCACCAAGAACTTTTCCACGAGGCCAGTTGCACCTGCCGTCTTTCATTGCTGCAAGTAAAAAAGAGGCTCTTTAGTACTATTTAGATACAAGTCGAGAGGTGTCTAAATTATTAAATTGGtctcttttaaaattatttatttagttgtttCGCTAATCCAGTTgaaatatgtactttttttatttatggtcTAAACTAGGTCGTGTTGGGATTAAACGATCTGGTTTCTTTCTCCAAAAacattcaggatttgaaccgTATATTTTCATAGATTCATGTAATAACCTAAACAAAATCCATTATGAGGCTCCGTCTTGTAGGCCCAGTCCAGCTGGCTGTGTTGCAGATATCCGGCCAGCAGAGGAACGTCGGATATCTCCGTTTCATGACCTCCGGCTTCTAGGAGTAGAACCTTCCAGTAGCCCACTTCTGATAGTCTGTTCGCCAATACGGCtcctgaaatattaatttttgaatGTTTATCATTTGTTCTAAACATGAGGCACTCGTTTAGAATAGGAAATGAAATGTAGAAACTTTGTTACTTCTCATATTCGTTCTTAAATTacttcataaataaatttaagtatGGTTTcgaaacaaaatacaaaaaaaaagatcttgAAGGTCAATGGAATTTAGGAATCGAATTATATAATGAGTTATATAATAGCGACCTGACGATTGACCAGCAGAACCGGCGACCACTATGA
Proteins encoded:
- the LOC133529200 gene encoding glucose dehydrogenase [FAD, quinone]-like isoform X1, which translates into the protein MILCTGLNNGDIMSAILGRPDYLACMGIGTAMKTSCYVPLLLAAIAYFNFHKYDVKDPEGCIPDIDESKLLFEYDFIIVGAGSAGSVVANRLSENGNWKILLLEAGGDETEISDIPLLAGYLQKSELDWQYSTEPNENCCLALEGRRCRWPRGKVLGGSSVLNYMLYLRGNRKDYDTWQSLGNKGWGYDDVLYYFKKSEDNENPSLADTPYHGTGGYLTVSEAPYHTPLVEYFVEAGKELGYENRDINGEKHAGFMIAQGTLRNGSRCSTAKAFLRPAKKRPNLHISLNSFVTKVLIDPKTKTAFGVEFVKNNKINRVRARKEVILSAGSINSAQLLMLSGIGPSEELTKHRIPVIQNLKVGYNLQDHVAAGGIDFLLQKNAHEAVDVDCGSLSTLMNYAVNGTGPLSILGGVEGLAFVNTKYANASDDFPDIEFHFQTRTTSSDKGREFRTIQGITEDFFNAVFAPVTKPTWSIMPMLLRPYSKGRIQLKSADPYDPPLIYPYYFSDENDMDIKTLVEGVKIVYALSKTKAMQYFESRFNPNIFPACKNVPRFSDAFWECMIRQFTATVYHPVGTTKMGPNWDPDAVVDDELRVYGVKGLRVIDGSIMPLMVSGNTNAPIIMIGEKGSDMIKKYWLKEGKYRH
- the LOC133529200 gene encoding glucose dehydrogenase [FAD, quinone]-like isoform X2, translated to MSAILGRPDYLACMGIGTAMKTSCYVPLLLAAIAYFNFHKYDVKDPEGCIPDIDESKLLFEYDFIIVGAGSAGSVVANRLSENGNWKILLLEAGGDETEISDIPLLAGYLQKSELDWQYSTEPNENCCLALEGRRCRWPRGKVLGGSSVLNYMLYLRGNRKDYDTWQSLGNKGWGYDDVLYYFKKSEDNENPSLADTPYHGTGGYLTVSEAPYHTPLVEYFVEAGKELGYENRDINGEKHAGFMIAQGTLRNGSRCSTAKAFLRPAKKRPNLHISLNSFVTKVLIDPKTKTAFGVEFVKNNKINRVRARKEVILSAGSINSAQLLMLSGIGPSEELTKHRIPVIQNLKVGYNLQDHVAAGGIDFLLQKNAHEAVDVDCGSLSTLMNYAVNGTGPLSILGGVEGLAFVNTKYANASDDFPDIEFHFQTRTTSSDKGREFRTIQGITEDFFNAVFAPVTKPTWSIMPMLLRPYSKGRIQLKSADPYDPPLIYPYYFSDENDMDIKTLVEGVKIVYALSKTKAMQYFESRFNPNIFPACKNVPRFSDAFWECMIRQFTATVYHPVGTTKMGPNWDPDAVVDDELRVYGVKGLRVIDGSIMPLMVSGNTNAPIIMIGEKGSDMIKKYWLKEGKYRH